Within the Enterococcus hirae ATCC 9790 genome, the region ATGACGGATTCCACGGTATGAACCGATTTCCATCAAACGTTTGATGTTTAAGTTCACTTCACGACGAAGGTCACCTTCAACTTTTAATTTATCTACTTCTGCACGGATAGCATCTGTTTGTTCATTCGTTAATTCACGAACACGAACATCTTCAGATACACCAGCATCAGCTAAGATTTTTTTAGCAGTAGTGTTACCAATACCATAGATATAAGTAAGAG harbors:
- the rpsM gene encoding 30S ribosomal protein S13, producing MARIAGVDIPRDKRVVVSLTYIYGIGNTTAKKILADAGVSEDVRVRELTNEQTDAIRAEVDKLKVEGDLRREVNLNIKRLMEIGSYRGIRHRRGLPVRGQNTKNNARTRKGPARAIAGKKNNS